The following coding sequences are from one Nicotiana tomentosiformis chromosome 3, ASM39032v3, whole genome shotgun sequence window:
- the LOC104098011 gene encoding coatomer subunit zeta-1-like, which produces MALNYDSCPVVKNILLLDSEGKRVAVKYYSDDWPTNSAKIAFEKSIFTKTQKTNARTEAEITMLENNIIVYKFVQDLHFFVTGGDDENELVLATVLQGFFDAVTLLLRNNVEQREALENLDLILLCLDEIVDGGMVLETDGNIIAGKVSSHTMDDGAPLSEQTITQALATAREHLTRSLLR; this is translated from the exons ATGGCTCTAAACTAT GATTCTTGTCCTGTGGTAAAGAACATACTTCTTTTGGATTCGGAAGGAAAGCGTGTAGCTGTTAAATATTACTCCGATGATTGGCCTACAAACAGCGCCAAGATTGCCTTTGAAAAGTCCATTTTTACCAAGACTCAAAAGACTAATGCTCGCACTGAAG CTGAAATAACAATGTTAGAAAACAACATTATTGTTTATAAGTTTGTGCAAGACCTCCACTTCTTTGTGACTGGAGGTGATGATGAAAATGAACTAGTTCTAGCCACTGTTCTTCAGGGTTTCTTTGATGCAGTTACTCTTCTCCTAAG GAATAACGTTGAACAGAGGGAGGCACTTGAGAACTTAGATCTCATTCTTTTATGCCTTGACGAGATTGTGGATGGAGG GATGGTTCTTGAAACTGATGGTAATATAATTGCTGGAAAAGTTTCCAGTCATACTATGGATGATGGAGCACCCTTGTCTGAACAG ACGATAACTCAAGCGTTGGCAACAGCACGCGAGCATTTGACAAGATCACTTCTCAGATGA